Proteins co-encoded in one Fusarium fujikuroi IMI 58289 draft genome, chromosome FFUJ_chr06 genomic window:
- a CDS encoding probable aldehyde dehydrogenase, producing the protein MPLTSDICLPDGKSYNQPLGLFIDNEFRESIKGKTFEVVNPTTEGVIAHVSEAGAEDVDLAVAAARRAFKGPWCTTSPEDRGKLLRRVADLIEENLELLAKVETLNNGKAQQWAIGDVKHCVSVFNYYAGWADKMEGKVIDVDTERFSFTKREPFGVCGLIVPWNAPLVLMSWKVAPALAAGNTVVVKTSELTPLSALLLANLFKQAGAPAGIFNVISGFGGVAGAALASHMDVAKISFTGSTTTGRAIMQAAAKSNLKPVTLELGGKGPNIVFDDADFDAAVEWVTFGIFYSSGQVCCAGSRVYVQAGIYGRFLKALRARVAQIQVGDPFDINTFHGPQTSKAQYIKSGVDDGAKIEAGGSRWGDKGFFVQPTIFSGASHDMKIMRDEIFGPVCVVSRFQTQDEVVQAANATSYGLASGVHTKNIDRALNVSNLLEAGTVWVNQLPFGGYKESGIGRELGAAVLESYTTIKTVSVRLSGTQ; encoded by the exons ATGCCACTGACCTCTGACATCTGCCTCCCTGACGGCAAAAGTTACAATCAACCTTTAGGCCT GTTCATTGATAACGAATTCCGTGAAAGCATAAAGGGAAAGACCTTTGAAGTT GTGAATCCTAC CACCGAGGGAGTCATAGCCCACGTCTCCGAGGCCGGGGCAGAGGATGTTGACTTGGCTGTGGCCGCCGCACGACGAGCATTCAAAGGCCCATGGTGTACAACAAGCCCCGAAGATAGGGGAAAGTTGCTGCGCAGAGTAGCCGACCTGATCGAGGAGAACCTCGAGCTGCtggccaaggttgagacGCTCAACAATGGCAAGGCTCAGCAGTGGGCAATAGGAGATGTGAAGCACTGTGTCTCCGTCTTCAATTACTATGCAGGTTGGGCCGATAAGATGGAAGGTAAAGTGATTGATGTTGATACAGAGCGCTTCAGCTTTACCAAGCGTGAGCCG TTTGGCGTGTGTGGACTAATCGTCCCATGGAACGCACCTCTTGTCCTCATGTCCTGGAAAGTGGCTCCAGCTCTTGCAGCTGGCAACACCGTCGTCGTCAAAACCTCAGAGCTAACTCCACTGTCTGCCCTTCTACTAGCTAACTTATTCAAACAAGCGGGAGCTCCGGCCGGTATCTTCAATGTCATCTCAGGCTTCGGCGGTGTGGCCGGCGCCGCCCTTGCCTCTCACATGGACGTTGCCAAGATATCATTCACAGGGTCGACTACGACTGGACGTGCCATCATGCAGGCGGCAGCCAAGTCTAACCTCAAGCCTGTGACCCTCGAGCTGGGCGGTAAAGGCCCCAATATCGTGTTTGATGATGCAGACTTCGATGCGGCTGTGGAGTGGGTTACTTTTGGCATCTTCTATAGTTCTGGGCAGGTCTGCTGCGCTGGCTCCCGCGTGTACGTGCAGGCTGGAATTTACGGTAGGTTTTTGAAGGCGCTTAGGGCAAGGGTAGCCCAGATTCAAGTGGGCGATCCATTCGACATAAACACATTCCACGGACCGCAGACCTCCAAGGCTCA GTACATCAAGAGCGGCGTGGACGATGGCGCAaagattgaggctggtgGCTCTCGCTGGGGCGACAAGGGCTTTTTCGTTCAGcccaccatcttctccgGTGCCTCTCATGATATGAAGATCATGCGCGATGAGATTTTTGGGCCAGTATGCGTTGTCTCCAGGTTTCAAACCCAGGATGAGGTAGTTCAGGCAGCGAATGCAACTTCGTATGGCCTTGCTAGCGGAGTACATACCAAGAACATCGATCGTGCCCTCAACGTGTCCAACCTCCTCGAGGCTGGCACCGTTTGGGTCAACCAG cttccgTTTGGGGGATACAAAGAAAGTGGTATTGGTCGCGAGTTGGGAGCAGCTGTGTTGGAGAGCTACACGACTATCAAGACAGTCTCTGTCCGCCTCTCAGGGACACAGTGA
- a CDS encoding probable ADH3-alcohol dehydrogenase III produces MATKGPEIPKQYRAVVYDSPGSISTKITTLDTPEPGPGEVLINMTHSGVCHSDLAVMTNGWTSLPAPTPKGQVGGHEGVGKVVKLGPGVESTGIKIGDRVGVKWIASCCGRCEPCIVREDGLCFNQQISGYFTPGTFQQYVLGTAACVTPIPEGLDSAIAAPMLCAGVTVYAALLRSQAKSGNWVVIAGAGGGLGHLACQLGSRALGLRVIGVDDNSKADLVHSSGAEHFVDVRGFSSDEEMTTKIKNLTGGLGAHAVIVCTASPRAYAQSMGFLRFNGTVVCVGMVEGDEVPIAGAKPVQMISQQLRIVGSAVGNQQHAIEVLDFAARGIIKPHVGVRKMEDLTEVFMDMKEGKLHGRVVLDLA; encoded by the exons ATGGCCACCAAGGGACCCGAGATCCCAAAGCAGTACAGAGCCGTGGTATACGATAGCCCCGGCTCCATCTCAACCAAGATTACAACATTGGACACGCCAGAACCTGGACCAGGCGAAGTGCTGATTAATAT GACGCATTCCGGTGTCTGTCACTCGGACTTGGCTGTCATGACGAATGGT TGGACATCGCTCCCTGCTCCAACACCCAAGGGTCAGGTTGGCGGCCATGAGGGTGTGGGAAAGGTCGTCAAGCTGGGACCAGGAGTTGAGTCTACGGGTATCAAGATTGGAGATCGTGTTGGAGTGAAATGGATCGCTAGCTGTTGTGGAAGATGTG AACCTTGCATTGTCCGCGAAGATGGTCTCTGCTTCAATCAACAGATCTCGGGCTACTTCACCCCAGGCACCTTTCAACAATACGTACTTGGGACAGCTGCGTGCGTGACGCCTATACCAGAGGGGCTGGACTCAGCTATAGCTGCCCCGATGCTCTGCGCCGGTGTGACGGTGTACGCTGCTCTACTGCGTAGTCAGGCAAAGTCCGGCAACTGGGTTGTCATCGCTGGGGCGGGAGGTGGCTTAGGTCATCTAGCTTGCCAGCTCGGGTCCAGAGCTCTAGGCCTGCGCGTCATCGGCGTCGATGACAACAGCAAGGCTGATCTCGTGCATAGTTCTGGTGCAGAGCACTTTGTCGATGTGAGGGGCTTCTCAAGCGACGAGGAGATGacgaccaagatcaagaattTGACCGGCGGCCTCGGTGCTCACGCAGTCATTGTGTGCACGGCCTCCCCGAGAGCTTACGCACAATCTATGGGTTTTTTGCGATTCAATGGAACTGTTGTCTGCGTTGGAATGGTTGAGGGCGACGAAGTGCCTATCGCGGGGGCAAAGCCTGTCCAGATGATTTCACAGCAGTTGCGAATTGTAGGTTCCGCGGTTGGAAATCAGCAGCACGCCATCGAAGTTCTTGACTTTGCTGCTCGTGGTATCATCAAGCCACACGTGGGGGTTCGCAAGATGGAAGATTTGACTGAGGTATTTATGGATATGAAAGAGGGGAAACTTCATGGAAGAGTTGTACTTGATTTGGCTTGA